The sequence below is a genomic window from Marmota flaviventris isolate mMarFla1 chromosome 9, mMarFla1.hap1, whole genome shotgun sequence.
tctttttctcCACCTCCCTCCCAAGGTTCCCTAATTGTCTGGCTCCTATGCGTGTGTCAATGACAAACTTGTTTCTCCATTGCAGGACAAAGCCAGGATGAAACTCCCTCTATTTCTGACTCTTCTGGTTGGGGCCGTTTCTACTCTTCATCTGAGTAAGTCTTGGCCTATCAgtcttcctttctctgttttgTCTTGTTCTATGGTAGATGAGTCTGAAGCAAGTACTCGCTCCCTTCCCTGATCATGCCCTAATTGAGAATCTCTGTTCAGGCATCTGTTATGACTATAGTCTTGGATCTACTGTGACAGTCCCTATTTTGTCCAGTCTACGTAATGCTAGTGGTGGGCACAGTTCCTTTTACTTTGAGCTTACTGAGAATGTCGCATGCCTTATCTCCTTGACTCCTTAGAGCATCTCCACGAGGTATGTAGCATTGCTTATcaatttcacaaagaaataacGCCAGCAGTAAATGGAGCCAGGAATCGAACCTAGAGGGCCTGACTCTAAGCCCTTGCTCTTAACCACCTTGACCTCAAGGGGGAGGCTGAGTCCTCCTCCCAGAGTCGCGGTTGCAGATTTCTCTTTCCAGGCAGAGTTGAGAGGACAATGGCTGGCACGGGGGCAGGGCAGGAGCTGTCCATGGTTCCGAGGAAGAACCAGGGCCCGAGGTGAAGGATGGACACTTGGTCTTTCTCCCTGCCAGGGACAGAAACTCCCGACGTCAACAGCCCCTTGGAAAATGAAGCCTTGCCTCAGGATGGGGAGACACTAGAACCAGAACCTGAGGAGGCCCCTGTTGGGGAGCTGATGCCgctggaggaggaggtagaaggAGGCTCTGGAAGCGAAGATGATcctgaggaagaggaggctgTGGAGTCAGACTCAGCCCTGGATGTGGTGGACAAGGACCTTCAGTGCCCTAAGGAAGAAGACATAGTCAAACTGGAAGGCAGCCCTGGATGCAAGACGTGTCGCTACCTCCTGGTGAGGAGCGCCAAGCGGTTTAATAAGGCTCAGGTGAGTGgtctgaggctgaggctgggcaggggagggggcaggagacaTGTCTTCAGCTTCTGAGGCACtagtttttttccattttgagggCTCTGGGGTGTCAGTAGAGGCTGAGGCCTCCAGAGGTGCTGGGGTCAGATGGGGGGATATGTGCAAACTTGATGCATTTTGTACACGACTTTATTTTGGTATCAGTATATTTGAaatcccccccctttttttccatgTTGTCTTTTGTTCACCAATCTTTGAAATAGTCGTGGTGGGGAGGTAGAGCATACATTTTGGAGACTCAGAGACCCCAAGGCTCTGGCCATGGGTATTCCTGTGTGAAGGACACTgcattctccctctttttccctgtCTTGCAGTTTGTCTGTCAGAGATGCTACCGGGGCAACCTCGTCTCCATCCACAACTTCAGCTTTAATTACCAACTCCAGTGCTCCGTCAGGGTGCTCAACCAGGGTCAAGTCTGGATCGGAGGCAGGATCGTGGGCAGGGTAGGAGGAGTGCCAACACCTGCTGACCCCAGCCAGGGCCCAACTTGCTGTGGATGTGTCTGCATTTCTGCTCTATGAGCCTCTGAACGGCTGGGAAAGGAAGCGCACCTGGACGAGGCACCCACGGCCTGCCCAGGCATGGGGAAGAGCCCAGGACTTAGAATCAGGAGGTCTGGGTTCAGGTTCCTCTCGGCCTCTATCTCCATGAACTGGGCAAGATTGTGGGCCTCTTAGTTCTAGGATGGGGTCAACTTAAGGGTGATTGTGTCACTGGGATGCCCAGCATGCGATGACGGTGCAGTTGACTAGGACAATGTCCACTGTGGTCAAGGGCCCATGGCCCTGCAGACAGCAGGAAGAGCCAGCAAGGACAACACTGGTtctgtctctctgcctccctctacCCCTCCTCAGTCTACCACTTCTCCTTCTACCTTCCCTAGGGCCGTTGTAAAAGGTTCCTCTGGGCTGATGGCAGCTCTTGGAATTTTGCGTACTGGGCTGCCGGCCAGCCCAACACCTGTGGTGGCAGATGTGTGGCCCTGTGTACCCGAGGtgagatgggctggggatgaatGATGGGAAGTTCTGGGGGGCGCCCAAGGAGGCAGCTCTAGGGAAGGAGCCTTGCACTCCAGGGAGAGGCCTCCTGGGTCTTTCCCCTCCACTGAGGCTtggggctggaggcaggagtTGGGAGGGGAGTCTTCctgggggaagaggaaggggtAGGCAGGAGGCTGATGGCTCCTTCTTGTTCTGCCTGCTCAGGAGGTAACTGGCGTACAGCTCACTGTGCCAAAAGACTTCCCTTCCTCTGTTCCTACTGAGGTGGTCCCAGCCAGGAGCTAGAATTGGCCCCCTCCCAGGCAGCTGCCTCCCCTTTCCTGTCTGCTGCCTTTCCTGCCACTTCCCTACAATAAAATTGCTATACTGAAAAAAGTGCATTTTTTCCTGAGATCATTGGTCCACACTGCTTAGCCTCACCTTTGAACTTTCTGCCTTATGATTCCAACACACATTCTATACCTTTCGTAGAATGGTTTAGAAGTTATTGCTCCTCAAGGATGGAGAGTTGGTACTGGGGTCTGTGGAGCTTTCCAGTGGCAGCTGAATGGGCTCTGGTGGGTCTCAGAAGATCCAATTACTGGGCATCTATATGGCAGGTGTTGCCAGGAACCCCTGCTTCATCTTCCAGAACTTCCAGGGTTTTGGGTGGGCTTATATGTACATCTCTGTGTCCAAGGGCCTTTTCCACTCATTTCTCCCAACTCCAGAACTATGGTTGGTTTGATGTGATTGGAAATTGACACGTCCCTGGGAACAGCAGACAACTCTCAGAAGTGGGTACATAAGCACCCCAGTCCTTTGCCCCTTAAATGGAATAGATCCATGGCATGTATTGGGCACCACTTCTCGGTTACCCATTAAGTGACTGGCCTTACAACACACCTTGTACTGGCTGCCTGCTCTTCCCCAGATGAATTCTCTGCTTCCTACTAGTATCTCTGCACTTCCCAAATTTACTATAGTATTTACACTCAAATCCTTGCCTCAAGCTCTGCTTCTGGGAAAACCCAGAAGAAGACAACTTGCTATGCATCAGAGATGGGGGAGGGTCttgataatttgctgaggctggccttgaacttgtgatcctcttgcctcagtctcctgagtagctgtgaaTACAGGTATACACCATCACCTCTAGCTCATGTAGTTTTTTATAATATAAGCTCAATAAGTTGCTCATTACTACCACTTTTTGAGCACCCACAAAGTACCCCCAGCTGTGGCAGGTATTTTACATAATGACTTTGTGCAATCAATCCTTCTTATTTCCACTTTGCAGAAGCAGACTCAGAAAAGTCATGACTTGTCAAAAGACTTGCCCAAGACTAAACATTGGAGTGCATCCAATGCCAAGATCTGACTCTAGCTGCTCTAAAGTCTGTTTCTTTAACCATTATGACCCCATGACTGGAGGCTTTGGCTGTTCTCCCTCACTCCTGGGTTTCTCTTGGGACATAAGACTCACCCAGCTGGAGATGAGGAAGCTTCCATCAGAAGAAAGGCATTCTAAACCCCTTCTCCACTAGGGAGGCCAGCAGAGTAAAAGGGGTCAATGCCCTGAGGCCCTTTCCCTTTAGAAATCTTCAAATTCATAGAACATGGGACAATTCATAGAACATGGGACAGGGGTCTTAGACGGATACACAACAAGAACTCATTGTTTTTGAGTGTggctcagagaggggaaggagTTTGTCCAGGGTCTTTCATTCAGTTGAGAAAGAgacagaacacacacactgctCTATGGCAGCGCTGGTTTCACAGATGGCAACATGTGAAACAGGTACGATGGGTTCTGCCCTGTTGTGGATGCTGTGAGAATGTAGCTGAAGGCCTTTCAGTCCTTGCCCTCATGGACTTTATACTCTAACGTGGAAAGGGCACTGTTTCCTCATATAATAAAGAATAATAGGGACcacaggtgtagctcagtggaaaagcacttgcTTGGCATATATGagggcctgggttggatccccagcaaaacacacacacacacacacacacacacacactcttaaatAAAGTCTCCCATTTGCTAGGCACTTATTATGTGCTAGGTTCTATTGGAGTGGTTGGtggattttatctttttcctcaCACATCTCTTTGGTTGGGTGTGTGTTGACTCTCAGTCCATGGAGATTCCCTTTGGGGGATAATGTCAAGAAGGAGGCGGGAGGGAGGCTTCAGGGCTCCTCATCCTGTTCCGTCTATTGTTCTGGGTGTGGTTTCCCAGTGGCGCCCACTGTGAAGCTTCCCTCTGCCGTCCACTCTCCAGTGCACGGGGCAGGGTGCATGTTATTTGttcataaaaagattttttttttaaagtaaagatcATGAAATAAGGAGAATTGCTGTGCGTGTGCAATTCTTTCTGACAAGAAGCTAACTGAGCTCTGGGAAACGAAGATCACCCCTTGGGAATGGCACGTGTGTAGTTCTGTACACGGTGCAAAGAGCAGAGCAGCAGAGAGCTCAAAGGACGCAGCGCTCACTCCTTACTCACTGACGGGGCCGCCCGCAGCTCCGCGTGCCTCATCTCAGAAGGTGACTGACAAGAGCCACTCCCAACTTCACAACCAGATGATGTCATTAGAGGAAGGTCCTATTATTAtccttacagatgagaaaactgaggaacaGAGTGGCTGACTCTGGGCTTTGTGATTTCACTGTACACCACACCATGtgcctgggtttttgtttttgttttttttgtttttgttttggttttgttttggcactggggattgaacccagatcccCACACAggttaggtaagcactctgctgctgagcttccaccccagtcctttttcattttttaaaattttgagacaagatctcactaagttaccccgGCTTGAACTtgttttgatcctcctgcctcagcctcctgagtagctggaccATGTGACTTTAGAGACGATGAGACCCAACCTTTGTGTAGTGTAGGGTTGGACTAAATCTGTAAACATCGCTGCTGACAGTCATCTAAAGACTTGGTGTTCCAAGTATGTTGAAAAGGTTGGCACCACTGGCCAGACGGTGTAGCACGTTTGGGTCTATCAAACAAGGACTAGGAAGTCAGACAGACTAGGGTCCTGCATACCACTTGTTACTAGTTTGTGAAACTTGGGTAAGTAATTTAACCTCTCCTGATTTTGTAGTAAATATGTAGAGATGACAATACCCAATTtgtagaatgattttttaaaagattatgttGTAGGATCTAGTTTGGGGTGGACCttcaaaaatgtcatttttgagccaggcatggtggcacatgcctgtactccaagcacctcaagaggctgaggcagaaagattcccaagttcaaggccatcctgggaaactttgtaagaccctgtctcaaaatataaaaaggactggggatgtagctcagtggtggagtgccccgggttccatcccaagtacaaaaaataaaaaaaagtcatttctagTTTTAACTCAGACAGGCATCACCATTGTGGTCATTGATGAGGTTGTTGAAGTCATTAGAATGTCTTTGCCTGAGGTTTGtgtgcaaaacaaaaacaaaaaaacgagTCAACTCGAGGCAGGGAATGGGCTTGGAGAGGAGGGAGGTCCGTGGGTGGAGGCTGGAGGAAGGCAGTTGTGGGTGGGTAAGGAGCCTGAAGACCTGGGTTTAGGCTGGTTTCCAACTTGCTCTGTGCTCTTGGGCTCTCTGAGATGccatttcctcatctctaaaatgatgGAGGTGCTGCCTCCTGAGAGAGCCAAGATAATAGGTCATCCGATCACAGGTAGAATGGAGCCCTGGCCTGGGTTCCGGGGTGAGGGAGTGAGGGTGAATATGGAAAAAGGGAGTCCATTCTTCTCCCTTCTTACTAGGGAGGTCTCAAGTTTGAAATCCCTTGACCAGGCTCTTGGGCCCTGGCATTGGCCAATCCTCCCACAATCAGGTAGATAAGCAGGTCTGGTTCGTTGGGCCAGGGAGATAAGAGCCAAGGCAGTTACTTTGCAACCAGGCCCAGAAATAACCTCTCGGTTACTTCTCCATTTGTAGTTCCCTtgggagagcagaggaggggaagggatcCAGGCCTCCTGGCCCTCCGGGCTACTTGTCCCTGCTGCCTTGGAGGCCTGGGCTGGAATATGGGCAACAAATGTGCACTCTCCAGTAGGAGGCCTGGAGTTGAGTGCCCCCCTCCACTCCACAGTCTTGGCAGAGCAATCTGGCCGCCAGGGCTCAGCATTTGCTGAATTTTCTTTGGACTGCTGGGAATTTGGCTGGGTTTGGTAGGttagaattttgatattttgttcctCAAGGATGTTTTGCATTAATTTTGACTTTAAAGAAAGACTGTGTTAAAATACTATTTATCCTgcatactgaatttttttttttttagtgcctcCTTAAATTTTGCATCTAAGATGAGGGCCTCACTTGGCTGATCCTAGTTCCGACTCTGGACTCTCCTATCAGCCTCTAGTAAGAGAGCGGAGGTAAACTTGGGGTGGGAAGGTGACCTATCAGTGTCTGGAAGATTCTGCATGTAGCTTTTCATTCTAGCTCCGCCTCTTGGCCAGCCATGGACATATGCCTTGAGGTTGGACACAATGGCATGTTCTAGATCAGCGATCCCCAGATGTTCCAGAGGACATTAGGAAATGAGGGGAGACATTCTTGGTTGTTCTCAGGGGAGCTGCTACCGACATCTAGTAAGATGATATCTCGTAGATATCAGGGGTGTTGTGGAGCTTTCCACAATGCCCAGGGCAGCCTCCCACAACTATTAATTGGCCCCAAATATAAGCAGTATAAAGGTTAGGAATCCCTGATCTAGATTTTCAGTACAGAGGAAACATCAAGGTTTTTCACACactaaaaatgagaaagagagggagggagggcagggggtGAGGAtatgggaggaggggagaaaagagTTGGAGCTAGAGAGACTTAGAAATCCTAGTTCCTTCACTGTCCATGTAACCTTGGCAAATTGTGTTCCTCCACTACGCCTCATttctcacatgtgtgaagcacaaATAGTCAAACATTCCTGGTGGAAATGGGTGAAGGGAAATAAGAGCTCAAGAGAGTGTTGCTCCCCGAGGTCCCTACTTCTGGGATACTGATCATGGGAGGCTACTCCTGAGTTAAGGGGCATTGTTTAgatattatttagatttttttagggggtgtgccggggattgaacacaggggcacttgaccactgagccacatctccagccctattttgtattttatttagagacagagtctcactgagttgcttagcaccttgcttttgctgaggctggctttgaacttgtgatccctgagctgctgggattacagacatatgccaccatgcccggctagaTGGAGAACTTTAAGGGACACTAATAATAATATGCCTGGACAATAGGCATGACAGCCAGGCAAGACAGTGTGTGTGGGCTCCCATTCAGGGCAGCAGGCTGGACAGGGCAGGGCCCTGCAGTCCCAGGAGAGAGCAAGACCCAGAGGTAAGAAGACTGAGCCAACAGTTGTTATCAGCTccactgccccagccctggcctggggcAATCATCCTGGCCTCTTCCCACTTCCCCAAAAGCCCAGCATAAAGGCTGCTTGTGGGGCGCAGCCTCCAGTGGCACTGAACTTGGAGGAGCCAGAAGGTGAGTACTCTTCCTGTTGCCATAGGAGGGGGGTGTTCAGAGCCTGGGAGGAAGTGGGATCTCAGGTGGAAAACACCAGGAGACCTGTCCTGAGGTGGTCAGTGATGGCCACTATCCTCCCTCACTCCTCCCCCAGCATGAGGGAACTCAGCAGCCCTGTTCCTATAAGGTCTGAGATTGTGGTCCAGGATTGTGTGAGGATTTCAGGAAAAGGGGACTTTTGTACCCGTGCTGTCCCTTCCCCATTCCTTTTCCAGATGCTTCAGCTCAGGGTCTGTCCACTGGAGGAAGAGGAAGCCCTCTAGTTTGTcctttaatcaattaattaaacaaatattgcTGCTGTACTATGTGCCAGGGGCTGTGCTAGACACACAGACAGCCTCGAGGAGGAAGGCGGAGTTGTGTCTGGCTACGAGACTGAGTAGATATGAAACACCCCCTGCACCTAGCCCTTCTCCTGCTGGGGACAGTTTCTGCTCTTTATCTGGGTAAGTAAGTCCTCCCATCCCCTTCTCACTCatcatttctcctttctcctctttttaatgttcccttccctttatttttacTCCCATGGGGCAGGGCCAGTCTCTCCTCCTCAGTTGATCTGGCCCATCTCTGGCAAGATTATCCTGAACTTAGAATTGGGACCTGAATTTTCTCTCAGGGTTCCTTCATAAGGGGTAAGCACCCACCTGTTAAGATGAAGAGCTGGTGGCTGTCCCAAGATTCTCACACAtgctccttcctcctgcccccaAATGTACACCTTTGGAGTCAGCCAGGGGTCAGGTTCTCATCCATTTGTGACTCTGACCCAA
It includes:
- the Prg2 gene encoding bone marrow proteoglycan, whose translation is MKLPLFLTLLVGAVSTLHLRTETPDVNSPLENEALPQDGETLEPEPEEAPVGELMPLEEEVEGGSGSEDDPEEEEAVESDSALDVVDKDLQCPKEEDIVKLEGSPGCKTCRYLLVRSAKRFNKAQFVCQRCYRGNLVSIHNFSFNYQLQCSVRVLNQGQVWIGGRIVGRGRCKRFLWADGSSWNFAYWAAGQPNTCGGRCVALCTRGGNWRTAHCAKRLPFLCSY